GACGCTACGATGAGGTAGCGACGTTCGTTGAACAACATCCGGAAAAGCGATCCCTCCCCGAACGGCGTGATGACCAGCACATTGTCATCGAACACCCATGCACCGCTGTAGTCCTCGGTGTCTCGGCAGCACTCGACGCCGTCCCGGTACACGCATATCGCTCCACCAACCTCGGTCATCGTGATGATGTGTCCCTGTGGCGAAAGGTACACCCGCTTGAGGCGTTGCTTGGGGAACGCGCCCTCGAGCACGCGCTTCTCTGCGACGAAGAGGAGCGTTTTGGACGGGTACGCATGGCTCGTGTCGGGGATGACGGATTCGATGACGCTCACCGGAACGCCATCCGGCTTGAACCCTACGATTCGTGGTGCGAGGTAGCATGCGGTTTCGTCATCGAACGCGTCGCCGAGCCAGACGGTGCTCGCCACGTCTTCGAAGTGGGGAGCACCGTGGTTCACGAGCACGGCATCACCCTCGATGACCGTGGCGACCCAGAGCTCGCCGGACGGTGCAACCGCGAGGTCATACGCATACGGCTCGCGCTGCGGTGACATCTGCTCGCCGTTGTGCCACGTTCCGTAGCGCTCGGGCAGGCGCTTGCCCCGCACGAACGTGTCCGGCAGGATCGGCCCGTGCGGGTGCCGTCCAAACCGCTGGACATCCTCACGCGTGATGGGGTCCTCCTTTGCGTTCGCCCGCTCCAAGAGCCACTGGACCTGCGGGAGTGTCGGTTGCTCATGCTTGCTCATGCTGCCTCCTCGCTCCGAGAGTCGCTCGCACACCGCTGGAGGTGCATCATTGCACCGAGGCGGCGGAATGCGACTGTGAAAGAGCATCGCAATCGTACCCGTACCGCCCGCCACATGTCAAGCGGCCCACCGTGGTGGTGGGCCGCTCGTTTCGTGGCGCGGTCTGCGGCGCGGCGACTAGAGGTCGTGTACCTCGTTCGGCGGCGCGGGGTGCGGGAGGGCGTAGTGGAGGCGAATTTGCTCCATTTTCAGGAGGATCATGTCCCGCAGCGCGTCCTGCACGATGATGGCGTCTTGGGACCCACCATCGTAGAGGGTTGCGCGGTACGCGAGGTGGGCCTCAACAACCTCCTGCGCGAGTGCGGTTACATACGATGGCTCGATGCCCGCATGGTTTGCGACCGCATGGAGGAGTTGCTCGAGCGCGAGCGGCTGGTTGGTTGTGCCGACGTGTTGTCGAATGCAGTGCTTGTGCGACTCGATGAGCGCGATGGTCTCTGCGGGTGATGTTGGAGACGCAGGTGCGCCATTGGCCACCCGACACTCTTCGAGGGTACGCGCTACCATGTCGGATGGGACACCCAGTGTAGTCGCGAGGTTCGTGGCAAGCATATCGAATGGTTCGTGGCGATGCGCAGCACATCCCGTCGCACCTGCGGCGAGTGCGAGTAGCGGGAACATCCATCGTTTCATGCAGTACTCCCTTCTCCTATGGCATCCCGCAGTATCGCGGGACTGTTGGAAAACTTGAAAACGAACTACCAGAACGATAGCACAGGAAAATGGTTCTGTCAAGCCAAGTCGTTTGACAGGAAAAAATCCCTGTGCTACAGTAGGAAATGCTGCGAACAAGCAGCGGCAATGTCAATACGTATGCAGAACATCATCACCTATCGGAAGCTCGGCATGGCCGCGGCGCGCACTCGCGTGTCGGTGACGGCGATGCGTGGTTGTGGCTGCGCGTATGCAGCGTGGATGGGTGGCGGAGTGTTCGGTTCGTGTTCGCCGGAAACGGCGTAGCATCGCACGAATGGAGCGCCCTGCCACGCATGTGGCGGGGCGTTTTGGTTCTTTGACAACAAGGAGAGCACTGTGCGATTTATCGCCACTGTCTGGAAGCTCATCGAGGCGCAGCAACGGATGATCATCGGCATCGCCGCGGCAGCGTGCGGGTACGAGACGATCAAGCTCGCGATTCCCTATCTCACGAAGGTGTTCATTGATACGCACGTCGCATCGGGAGGCCAGGCCATCTCCGCGCTCCACGGGATCATCCTTGGAACGATGGCGACGCTGTTCGTGATCTCGCAGCTCGATCTCGTCATCGAGCGGCTCATGCTGCGCTTCCTCTTCGATCGCGATGGGGCGACGCATGTGCAGGGAACGCGCCACGCGCTCATGCTCCCGATGACGTACCACGAACGCGAGCAGGCCGGAACGACGGTCTCGCGCATTGATCGCGGCTGCGAGAAGCTCATCATGCTCCTCCACGATGTCACCTGGCAGACGCTCCCCACGCTGTGTTCGGTTGTCCTCTCCGTGGGCGCGATGTGTTGGGTGGACTGGCGCATCGCGGCGATCTTCGCCGCATCCATCCCGCCGATCTTCTGGCTCGCGTACCGTCAGCAGCGAACGGTCTACGCGTGGCGGAGCGAACGCTACGGACTCTACGAGCGGTCGTGGGCGATCTTCACCGAGGCGATCTGGAACATGCGCATCGTGCAGTCGTTCGCGCGCGAGGATACCGTCCTCACACGCTACCGCGACATTCAGGAGCGCATCGTCGCGCTCAGCCGCAAGCAGATTCGGGAGGAGACGCGCTACGCGCTCGCGCGGTCGTTCATCGGGACGATCGTCGGCCAGACGCTCGTGCTCGCGGTTGCGACGTGGCGCGCGTACGGCGGCGCGCTCACGATCGGCGATGTCGTGCTCCTCGTGACGTACGCGCAGCTCGCGTACAAGTCGCTCTTCAACGGGATCCACCTCTTCGGCCGCGTGGCCGATGCGTACGAGGGCATCGCGCGGTACGCGGAGTTCCTCGCGACGGCACCGGACATCACCGATGCCACGGACGCCGCACGCGCGTCGCTCACCGGCACTGTCACGTTCGACCACGTCGGGTTCGCGTACCCCGATGCGCTGCACCACGCACTCCACGATCTCTCGTTCGCGATCACGCCAGGCGAGACCGTGGCGTTCGTTGGGCCTTCCGGTGCTGGAAAGTCCACGATCGTCCAGCTCATCCTCCGTCACCACGATGTGACGGATGGCAGCGTCCTCATGGATGGACATAACCTCCGCGCACTCGATCGCAAGCACGTCCGTTCTCAGATCGGCTACGTCCCGCAGGAGGGCCAGGTCTTCAGCATGACCGTCGCCGAGAACATCCGCTTCGGGAAACCGGATGCGACGGATGCCGAGGTGCGGGAGGCGGCGCTCCTCGCCGGCGCGCACGAGTTCATCCTGCAGCTCACCAAGCAGTACGAGACCGAGGTGGGCGAGCAGGGCGTGCACCTCTCGGGCGGCCAGCGCCAGCGTATGTGCATCGCCCGCGCGATCGTCGGCAAGCCGAAGATCCTCATCTTTGATGAGGCGACGTCCGCGCTCGACGTGGAGAACGAGCGCGTTGTCCAGGAGTCACTCGTTCGCCTCAAGGGAACGACGACGATCATCATCATCGCGCACCGCCTCTCGACCATCCGCCA
This portion of the bacterium genome encodes:
- a CDS encoding ABC transporter ATP-binding protein, encoding MRFIATVWKLIEAQQRMIIGIAAAACGYETIKLAIPYLTKVFIDTHVASGGQAISALHGIILGTMATLFVISQLDLVIERLMLRFLFDRDGATHVQGTRHALMLPMTYHEREQAGTTVSRIDRGCEKLIMLLHDVTWQTLPTLCSVVLSVGAMCWVDWRIAAIFAASIPPIFWLAYRQQRTVYAWRSERYGLYERSWAIFTEAIWNMRIVQSFAREDTVLTRYRDIQERIVALSRKQIREETRYALARSFIGTIVGQTLVLAVATWRAYGGALTIGDVVLLVTYAQLAYKSLFNGIHLFGRVADAYEGIARYAEFLATAPDITDATDAARASLTGTVTFDHVGFAYPDALHHALHDLSFAITPGETVAFVGPSGAGKSTIVQLILRHHDVTDGSVLMDGHNLRALDRKHVRSQIGYVPQEGQVFSMTVAENIRFGKPDATDAEVREAALLAGAHEFILQLTKQYETEVGEQGVHLSGGQRQRMCIARAIVGKPKILIFDEATSALDVENERVVQESLVRLKGTTTIIIIAHRLSTIRHADRIFVIQDGTLAEVGSHAQLQRKNGLYHRLVALQHTGA